One window of the Xiphias gladius isolate SHS-SW01 ecotype Sanya breed wild chromosome 11, ASM1685928v1, whole genome shotgun sequence genome contains the following:
- the golga4 gene encoding golgin subfamily A member 4 isoform X2: MFKKLKQKINEEQSPQRNAQSPQQAQMGSGDRRSSQTPPFQHDGSPSPSDREVLAGMIAEPAFLSEYTIFALDHSKRPKTAQVASVGASKGPARSPRGSINGDGSASPRREEPQSFAQKLQLKVPSMESLIRGGASRAENLFRSPSKENLVRSSSRDSLTLLGENESPGAPTYDPPSDIESEADEPPGSAESLSKEQLLHRLLRVERSLGKYRGKYSELVTAYRTVQRDKEKTQVILSQSQDKALRRIGELREELQMDQQAKKHLQEEFDAALEEKDQMITVLQTQVALLKKRVKGVSDGALPPEGESPQSEDTEESTSASESPSKEQGIEPGVTEGEGDSDPTKLMDALQKRVKRQENLLQKCKEVMRTHKERSAQLGSENETLQEQLQERLQELEKMKELHTTEKTKLITQLRDAKNLIEQLEQDKGMVIAETKRQMHETLEMKEDEIAQLRSRLQQATTQKEELQEQKEKAEKSAFEELERALGVAQRVEEARKQLQVQLEEQVREVERASEEERKSLQQELRRVKQEVVTIMKKSSEETVAGLEKLHSEALAAKEAEINARINKAVEQCKEEFAQLTKEQEQQASLALEDAELQKTALRTEADHKVKEIQLELETARTRILELESSLEKTSQDGSSLSHELSSQLDELKDKHKEQISALEEKHQQQLEKHKGTLTQQHNAAVEELKEKHRAEVETLLKDKELQLQAHVEDMNQKTLEKLDAKQVELEALSSELSEALTSKQLLEEKLGAAEDAQSLAQKEHEKKFQDQVAKHNVDLANIKQEHEQSLGGIEKTLKEELNALKIVLGEKEKEIEEYILKEKTLQEESRSTVQEVNDKVKELEDLQQSLSQSQLENGSLKESNAQLSKISEDLDQCKTDLADLERQLDIAKTDCQQKEKSIQELEHQLQQTKKELSEQEKSLTAELNAKQEELTRLMKQLDDEKAAHEKKMKNTITEMESKLKTQETKMEKFKQKAKEMQENFKKKLQQNEETMKKELAKKETELQQKEQQVQEKILEMAQKSSQGLSSAMSELQANHKEEVEKLHDTHKREIEELERCWQEKFGQQEEEIMEKHSLTLQEKVQELEELSQQLGRSREENEQVMCEIKDLKEDLAIRETTVQKLQEELNEAAVKLESLSQGEKLLKDQMESVERNLNQAMNERNALQDKLNTTEEESREMLGTLSEKLEEKEKQLKALEGSRCKESEDLQSKFEETAIQLQAKEANFQQQLIMISNQMDQYCKEVQSKVECGSNELCQRVECRVKELKDRLLCSQQKVGHLKNIILTKVDRICTLEETLHQQKEDNKNLCISLEQMTAQVIAHTEHIKALTHEKENHSQSISDKIQKIEALSEANRTISESMKASEMHIRDLESIISDLNNKLASSIKEKEEAINQLNQQYKEESQQAAVQMKETTERLEHERKSALEQADALRNSLSEYENKAETKFTQNNNTITSLQTRLEELECEISEKNEALQRLTVSIDNQSISKSEMDQVLSEKEQKVSGLTLELETCISRLDELQEQLALKTKECEQLTADLKQQHSIRESEKRELVEQLQQTQMQCTQNGNSEQEMVGKLHFLEEDNQKCKRELESQRAEFEQMKDEIIKSKEESLKATEEKLSAESARKVSELKKKAEQKIGQIKKQLTSQLEEKEQTIQALETSLEEIKSTETSSKQHIETLEERTKTLEEALVKLKEEQEKELEQTLSNERLEKEKSLEELKNMYEEKLSLLQKDTTQQGELKETELALHEIKAKLKEVEEQNGNLLAEINRMKEEICEKDAQLDQHQATSKQFQNQSELEAEMKVDCSTVQQTRSAMDNELENHSPMQEVDSNSLETLKNKLSQVTNEKEKIHKDFARLQKDIRVLRKEHEQDLEYTKKEFLEENEKRLKVELEEVEMKHNSAIKQLMREFNTQMALKERELDTAVKEAIAKAQSVEAELISCHREEASQLRKVIAQKEDDLHRTVQKYEQVIQSREEEMGDRVWQVQKELEELQASSRGTSEMSTEELQAQLAEKTTLLSEARLKEQGFVERIHSLEDKIKCFHRNTVVTHLGSTFKDPGFNSTDALSEPTEMEYLRKVLFEYMMGRETKTMAKVITSMLKFPPDQAQKVLDKEDSKTIPWLR, encoded by the exons atgtttaaaaaactgaaacagaagaTAAACGAGGAGCAGTCACCGCAGAGGAATGCGCAGTCACCACAGCAGGCCCAG aTGGGCTCTGGCGACCGGCGCAGTAGTCAAACCCCCCCATTTCAACACGATGGCTCACCCTCTCCCAGTGATAGAGAG GTGCTGGCTGGGATGATAGCAGAGCCCGCTTTTCTCTCTGAGTATACTATCTTTGCTCTGGACCATTCAAAACGACCCAAAACGGCCCAGGTAGCCAGTGTG GGTGCCTCTAAAGGACCAGCCAGGTCTCCCAGAGGTAGCATCAATGGTGATGGAAGTGCTTCTCCTCGC AGAGAGGAGCCACAGTCATTTGCCCAGAAACTGCAGTTAAAAGTTCCCTCAATGGAGTCGTTGATTCGTGGTGGTGCCAGTCGGGCAGAAAACCTGTTCCGCTCTCCCTCTAAAGAGAACCTGGTCCGAAGTTCATCGCGGGACTCCCTGACACTTCTGGGAGAAAACGAGTCCCCCGGCGCCCCGACATATGATCCCCCCTCAGATATTGAGAGTGAGGCTGACGAGCCACCAGGAAGTGCAGAGTCTCTTTCCAAAGAGCAGCTGTTGCACCGACTGCTTCGAGTGGAGAGGAGTCTGGGGAAGTACAGGGGGAAGTACTCAGAG CTGGTTACTGCATACCGAACAGTACAAcgagataaagaaaaaacacag GTCATCCTCAGTCAGAGTCAAGACAAAGCTCTCCGCAGGATAGGGGAGCTGCGGGAG GAGCTTCAAATGGACCAGCAGGCCAAGAAACACCTACAGGAGGAGTTTGACGCTGCACTGGAGGAGAAAGACCAGATGATCACTGTCCTCCAAACACAG GTTGCTCTGTTGAAGAAACGAGTCAAGGGGGTCTCTGATGGTGCTCTGCCACCTGAAGGTGAGTCCCCTCAGTCTGAAGATACTGAAGAATCTACTTCTGCCTCAGAAAGTCCTTCAAAGGAACAAGGAATAGAGCCTGGAGTCACTGAGG GAGAGGGCGACAGTGATCCAACCAAACTTATGGATGCACTGCAGAAGCGAGTTAAGAGGCAGGAAAACCTTCTGCAGAAGTGCAAAGAAGTGATGCGTACACACAAGGAGCGGAGTGCCCAGCTGGGCAGTGAGAATGAAACTCtgcaggagcagctgcaggagagactgcaggagctggagaagaTGAAG GAACTGCACACTACAGAAAAGACTAAGTTGATCACTCAGCTGCGTGATGCCAAAAACCTCATTGAACAGCTGGAGCAGGACAAG GGAATGGTGATTGCTGAGACAAAGCGCCAGATGCATGAGACACTGGAAATGAAAGAAGACGAGATTGCGCAGCTACGCTCCAGGCTCCAGCAGGCTACTACCCAGAAAGAAGAATTAcaggaacagaaagaaaaggctgAGAAATCAG CATTTGAAGAACTTGAACGGGCACTGGGTGTAGCTCAACGAGTGGAGGAGGCGCGAAAGCAGCTGCAAGTTCAGCTGGAGGAGCAAGTGAGAGAAGTTGAAAGGGCcagtgaggaagagaggaagagccTGCAGCAGGAACTCAGAAGAGTCAAACAGGAGGTGGTCACTATCATGAAG aaatcATCAGAGGAAACAGTGGCTGGTTTGGAAAAACTCCACAGTGAAGCTTTGGCTGCTAAAGAAGCAGAGATAAATGCCAGAATCAACAAAGCTGTG GAGCAATGCAAAGAGGAGTTTGCCCAGTTAACCAAGGAACAAGAGCAGCAGGCCTCCCTCGCTCTGGAGGACGCAGAGTTACAAAAGACAGCTCTGAGGACAGAAGCTGATCACAAGGTTAAAGAGATACAGCTGGAGCTAGAAACTGCAAGGAct AGAATATTGGAGCTGGAGAGCTCTCTGGAGAAGACCTCACAGGATGGATCAAGTCTGTCCCATGAACTTTCCAGTCAGCTGGATGAGCTGAAGGATAAACACAAAGAGCAAATCTCTGCATTAGAGGAaaagcaccagcagcagctggaaaagCACAAGGGCACCCTTACCCAGCAGCATAATGCGGCTGTTGAGGAGCtcaaggaaaaacacagagctgaagtGGAAACTCTTCTGAAGGACAAAGAGTTGCAGCTCCAAGCACACGTTGAAGACATGAACCAGAaaacattggagaagctggatgCAAAGCAAGTGGAACTAGAGGCTCTTTCCTCTGAACTTTCTGAGGCTTTGACAAGTAAACAGCTTCTGGAGGAGAAGTTGGGGGCAGCTGAAGATGCTCAAAGTTTAGCTCAAAAGGAGCACGAGAAGAAGTTTCAGGACCAGGTGGCAAAGCACAATGTAGATCTTGCAAACATCAAACAGGAGCACGAGCAGTCACTTGGAGGTATAGAAAAAACTCTAAAGGAGGAACTTAACGCGTTGAAGATTGTTCTcggagaaaaggaaaaggaaattgaAGAATATAtccttaaagaaaaaacactgcaagAGGAATCCCGTTCTACTGTACAAGAGGTAAATGACAAGGTTAAGGAACTGGAGGACCTGCAACAGAGTTTATCACAGTCCCAGTTGGAAAATGGGAGCCTAAAGGAGTCTAATGCACAGTTAAGTAAGATCTCAGAGGATCTTGATCAATGTAAGACGGATCTGGCAGATTTGGAGCGTCAGTTGGATATTGCAAAGACTGATTGTCAACAAAAAGAGAAGTCAATTCAAGAATTAGAACACCAATTACAGCAGACCAAAAAGGAGCTCTCTGAGCAGGAGAAGTCACTTACTGCAGAACTGAACGCTAAGCAGGAAGAACTAACACGCCTCATGAAACAGCTGGATGATGAAAAAGCTGCCCAtgagaagaagatgaaaaacacTATAACTGAGATGGAAAGTAAGctgaaaacacaggaaacaaaaatggaaaagttcAAGCAGAAAGCCAAAGAAATGCAGGagaattttaagaaaaagcTTCAGCAGAATGAAGAGACGATGAAGAAGGAACTTGCAAAGAAGGAGACAGAGCTTCAGCAGAAAGAGCAACAAGTTCAAGAGAAAATTCTTGAAATGGCCCAAAAAAGCTCCCAAGGCCTAAGCAGTGCAATGTCAGAGCTGCAAGCCAACCATAAGGAAGAAGTGGAGAAGCTACATGACACCCATAAGCGTGAGATTGAGGAGCTGGAGCGTTGCTGGCAGGAGAAGTTTGGACAGCAGGAAGAAGAAATAATGGAgaaacactcactcacattaCAGGAGAAGGTGCAGGAACTGGAGGAATTATCTCAGCAACTTggcagaagcagagaggagaatgaGCAAGTAATGTGTGAAATAAAGGATTTAAAGGAGGACCTGGCAATTCGAGAAACCACTGTGCAGAAGCTGCAAGAAGAGCTTAACGAAGCAGCGGTTAAGCTGGAAAGTTTGTCTCAGGGTGAAAAATTGCTGAAAGACCAAATGGAGTCAGTGGAGAGGAACCTTAACCAGGCTATGAATGAGAGAAATGCCCTCCAAGACAAGCTGAACAcgacagaggaagagagcagagagatgtTAGGAACGCTGTCAGAAAAGttggaggaaaaagagaagcagcTTAAAGCACTGGAAGGCTCCAGATGTAAAGAAAGTGAGGACTTGCAGAGTAAATTTGAGGAAACGGCCATCCAGCTACAAGCCAAGGAAGCAAACTTCCAGCAGCAGTTAATCATGATCAGCAATCAAATGGACCAATACTGTAAGGAAGTTCAATCTAAAGTGGAGTGTGGATCTAATGAACTCTGTCAAAGAGTTGAATGTAGGGTGAAAGAGCTGAAAGATAGATTGCTCTGTAGTCAGCAAAAGGTAGGGCATCTCAAAAACATAATCCTGACTAAAGTAGATAGAATTTGCACTTTAGAGGAGACTCTCCACCAGCAGAAGGAGGACAATAAGAATCTATGCATTTCATTAGAACAGATGACTGCTCAGGTAATTGCTCATACAGAGCATATCAAAGCCTTAACACATGAGAAGGAGAATCATTCTCAGTCTATCAGTgataaaattcagaaaattgaAGCGCTGAGCGAAGCAAACAGAACCATTTCAGAGAGCATGAAAGCAAGTGAGATGCATATCAGGGACTTGGAAAGCATCATCAGTGACTTGAATAATAAGCTGGCAAGTAGCataaaagagaaggaggaagccATAAATCAGCTGAACCAGCAGTATAAAGAGGAGAGCCAACAGGCTGCTGTTCAAATGAAGGAGACCACTGAGAGGTTAGAGCACGAGAGAAAGTCTGCATTGGAGCAGGCAGATGCACTCAGGAACAGTCTGTCTGAGTATGAGAACAAGgcagagacaaaattcacacaGAATAACAACACTATTACATCTCTACAGACCAGGCTTGAAGAGCTAGAGTGTGAAATCTCTGAGAAGAATGAAGCACTACAAAGGCTGACAGTGAGCATTGACAATCAGTCCATCAGCAAGTCTGAGATGGACCAAGTGTTGagtgagaaagagcagaaagtCAGCGGACTTACCTTGGAACTGGAGACTTGTATTAGCCGACTTGACGAGCTTCAGGAGCAGTTGGCCTTAAAGACAAAAGAGTGTGAACAGCTCACAGCTGACCtcaaacagcaacacagcatcagggagagtgaaaaaagagagttagtagagcagctgcagcagaccCAGATGCAGTGCACTCAAAATGGTAACTCAGAGCAGGAGATGGTAGGAAAACTACACTTCCTCGAGGAAGACAACCAAAAGTGCAAACGCGAGCTTGAAAGTCAAAGGGCGGAATTTGAACAGATGAAAGATGAGATTATCAAGAGCAAAGAAGAGAGTCTGAAGGCAACTGAGGAGAAGTTGTCTGCAGAGAGCGCTCGGAAAGTATcagagctgaagaagaaagCTGAGCAGAAAATCGGTCAGATTAAAAAACAGCTGACTTCGCAGCTTGAGGAAAAAGAGCAGACGATCCAGGCTCTTGAGACTAGCTTGGAGGAAATCAAGAGCACTGAAACATCCAGCAAACAACACATAGAAACGTTAGaggagagaacaaaaacactaGAGGAAGCTCTTGTCAAGCttaaagaggagcaggagaaagaaCTTGAACAGACTCTGAGTAATGAGAGGCTTGAGAAAGAAAAGTCTTTAGAAGAATTGAAAAACATGTATGAAGAGAAGCTCTCCTTACTTCAGAAAGATACAACACAACAAGGGGAGCTCAAAGAAACTGAATTAGCTCTCCACGAAATCAAGGCAAAACTAAAAGAAGTAGAAGAGCAGAATGGAAACCTTCTTGCAGAAATAAATCGtatgaaagaagaaatatgTGAGAAGGATGCCCAGCTTGATCAACATCAGGCAACTAGTAAACAGTTCCAAAATCAGTCAGAGCTTGAGGCTGAGATGAAGGTGGACTGTAGCACTGTACAGCAAACCAGGAGTGCGATGGATAACGAGTTGGAAAACCACTCTCCAATGCAAGAAGTGGACAGTAATTCTCTGGAGACTCTCAAGAACAAACTGAGTCAAGTGACGAACGAGAAAGAGAAAATCCACAAGGACTTTGCCAGGTTACAGAAAGACATCCGAGTACTGAGGAAGGAGCATGAACAGGACCTAGAATACACGAAGAAAGAATTTTTAGAGGAGAATGAGAAAAGGCTGAA AGTGGAGTTGGAAGAGGTGGAAATGAAGCACAATTCTGCCATCAAGCAGTTAATGAGGGAGTTCAACACGCAAATGGCCTTGAAAGAGAGGGAGCTTGATACAGCAGTGAAGGAAGCCATTG CGAAGGCCCAGAGTGTTGAAGCAGAGCTCATCAGCTGCCATCGTGAAGAGGCCAGTCAGCTGAGGAAGGTGATTGCCCAGAAGGAGGATGATTTGCACAGAACTGTTCAGAAATATGAACAGGTTATACag AGTCGAGAAGAGGAGATGGGAGACAGAGTTTGGCAGGTTCAGAAAGAACTGGAGGAGTTGCAAGCAAGTAGCCGCGGCACTTCTGAG ATGAGCACAGAAGAACTACAG GCTCAGCTTGCCGAGAAGACAACCTTGCTGAGCGAGGCTCGGCTGAAGGAGCAGGGGTTTGTTGAGAGA ATTCACTCGCTTGAGGACAAGATTAAATGTTTCCACCGAAACACTGTTGTAACTCATCTCGGGAGCACATTCAAAG ATCCTGGATTTAACAGCACTGATGCACTCTCAGAACCCACTGAGATGGAGTACCTGAGGAAGGTGTTGTTTGAATACATGATGGGACGGGAAACAaaa ACAATGGCCAAAGTGATTACCTCCATGCTGAAGTTTCCTCCGGACCAAGCGCAAAAGGTTTTGGACAAAGAAGACTCAAAAACGATT CCTTGGTTACGATGA